A stretch of the Theileria equi strain WA chromosome 1, complete sequence genome encodes the following:
- a CDS encoding hypothetical protein (encoded by transcript BEWA_033210A) encodes MSKSKLGSFLSSKYLCDPYIQLLHCKRTVRFLKIAKADGARMLILGNKHRHSVNLGPLLSHSYKETIKVTPEVLINAPGSHDLILCFDPVFYARHLYNVNLPRIAICTFDDLYQHRDIPDAFDYLIPLRDEQSDVSILDSITEEEN; translated from the coding sequence ATGAGCAAATCAAAACTTGGTAGCTTTCTATCGAGTAAGTATTTGTGTGATCCTTATATTCAACTATTGCATTGTAAACGAACTGTTCGATTTCTGAAGATCGCAAAGGCAGACGGCGCTCGTATGCTAATTTTGGGCAATAAACATCGACATAGCGTCAATCTTGGACCTCTCCTAAGCCATTCATATAAAGAAACTATCAAAGTCACACCCGAGGTATTAATTAACGCCCCGGGATCTCACGACCTGATCTTGTGCTTCGACCCGGTCTTTTACGCTAGACATTTGTACAACGTGAATTTACCTCGTATAGCCATCTGCACATTCGACGATCTGTATCAGCACAGAGACATACCAGACGCATTTGACTATTTAATTCCCTTGAGGGATGAACAATCGGATGTATCAATATTAGATTCTATAACGGAAGAAGAGAATTAG
- a CDS encoding hypothetical protein (encoded by transcript BEWA_033220A): protein MNLLIRTYKQALYKESKHFTTKANAHNLQTILYENNKLFGELYKYEHFRDAFATIPISSEYVSFISFWKGTINFSDIIHSYVGVEDATSNKLDIMSEAMVSELKKFTVSNDDYLNSMRFFRDEILKKGNSMTRTELFEAIFLSQEQSDLLEFWARVLENAKMIFKEETVFIDDISDMVFGFLYKRYSDDLVDTLDLERVSTCTSSGDVEHTSTNKSPALREIVDNIADIDNDTDVDYENDYHTSLIYEYKYRKLLQELEVTLPKIYTDYSTTKAELDKCKLEIEAILENNDRLVDEFSKERSALLEKITSGQQDCKTLVDKNDDLVGEIKSKELEIETYKRDFELLKGQYDSLDPSRLSEELKVYMVKCDGLQKSNDNLKSIIDDLENRLSLTVPAVSLEQDKEQIRELILQKDKLLEQLNIQNAEISSLSNEVNDLTIFNETLATEMTEMKKRSDAEHERIAELVEKNSKLVQDISDLHSENNNLKLELSHVQEENKNLGIELKEEINAKNVVNNELVLLKEKEKDFCIDSDQIERLKNETTELNAVNAHLKEKLNEVLQENIKLVAKLELMNMPHSQNPAHKIMSIIGNQKDMESTLSRDSDTTDCEYSDATDIPKNTVKINPALAETRRLNTVNAVKFGQISIDSKVDTVHKDSERIVHRRSAQLRRSNSIDQVSAEMDYEHDFTSDNLEDFGLSEDDSPDIFQNAISYISQTFNIDDNSHHKNTLFV, encoded by the coding sequence ATGAATCTCCTTATACGTACATATAAACAGGCTCTCTATAAGGAAAGCAAACACTTTACTACGAAAGCGAACGCTCACAACTTACAGACCATATTGTACGAAAATAACAAGCTTTTTGGCGAGCTGTACAAGTATGAACACTTTCGTGATGCATTCGCAACAATACCAATATCCTCAGAGTATGTCTCTTTTATCTCCTTTTGGAAGGGTACGATAAATTTTAGCGATATAATTCATTCTTATGTAGGTGTGGAGGATGCTACATCGAACAAGTTGGATATAATGTCGGAAGCAATGGTCTCAGAACTCAAAAAGTTCACAGTTTCCAATGACGACTATCTGAACAGTATGAGGTTTTTCAGGGATGAGATACTCAAAAAAGGTAATTCAATGACTAGAACTGAACTTTTTGAGGCAATTTTTTTATCTCAGGAGCAAAGTGACTTGTTAGAGTTTTGGGCTAGAGTTTTagaaaatgcaaaaatgaTTTTTAAAGAGGAGACTGTTTTTATTGATGATATATCTGATATGGTCTTTGGTTTCCTCTATAAGAGATACTCTGATGATTTAGTTGATACACTCGATTTGGAGAGAGTTTCTACATGTACATCATCAGGAGATGTAGAACATACTAGTACGAACAAATCACCGGCTCTCCGAGAAATAGTGGACAACATAGCAGACATAGATAATGACACAGATGTAGATTACGAAAATGATTATCACACCTCGTTAATTTATGAGTACAAGTATCGCAAATTGTTGCAAGAATTAGAGGTTACACttccaaaaatttatacaGATTACTCCACAACAAAAGCAGAACTGGACAAGTGCAAACTTGAGATTGAGGCtattttggagaataaCGACCGACTAGTAGATGAGTTCTCAAAAGAGAGGTCAGCTCTACTGGAAAAAATTACTTCCGGCCAACAGGACTGTAAAACACTAGTTGATAAGAATGATGATTTAGTCGGAGAGATAAAATCAAAAGAATTGGAAATAGAAACATACAAAAGAGATTTTGAATTGTTGAAAGGTCAGTACGACTCTTTGGATCCATCCAGATTATCTGAGGAATTAAAAGTCTATATGGTTAAGTGTGATGGCTTACAAAAGTCAAACGATAACCTAAAATCTATTATAGACGATTTAGAGAACCGATTATCTTTGACAGTACCTGCTGTATCCCTAGAGCAAGACAAGGAACAGATACGCGAACTAATTCTACAAAAGGACAAACTTCTGGAGCAACTCAATATCCAAAACGCTGAAATATCATCCTTATCAAACGAAGTCAATGATCTTACCATTTTCAACGAAACATTGGCTACCGAAATGACAGAGATGAAAAAGCGGTCAGATGCTGAACACGAAAGAATCGCAGAGCTTGTAGAGAAAAATTCCAAACTTGTTCAAGATATAAGTGATTTACATAGCGAGAACAATAACCTAAAGTTAGAATTATCACATGTTCAGGaagaaaacaaaaatttgggTATAGAATTGAAGGAGGAAATAAATGCCAAGAATGTTGTTAATAATGAACTAGTCCTTTTgaaagaaaaggaaaaggacTTTTGTATTGACAGCGATCAGATAGAAAGATTAAAGAACGAAACAACAGAGTTAAATGCGGTGAATGCCCATCTCAAAGAGAAGCTAAATGAGGTCCTCCAAGAAAATATTAAACTTGTGGCAAAATTAGAACTGATGAATATGCCACATTCTCAAAACCCCGCACACAAGATTATGAGTATAATAGGAAATCAGAAAGATATGGAGTCCACCCTTTCTCGTGATTCTGATACTACTGACTGTGAGTATTCAGATGCAACtgatattccaaaaaacACGGTTAAGATAAATCCAGCGCTAGCAGAAACAAGAAGGCTGAACACAGTAAATGCTGTTAAGTTTGGTCAGATTTCAATCGATTCAAAGGTGGATACTGTACACAAGGATTCCGAAAGAATAGTGCATAGAAGATCCGCTCAACTTCGGAGATCAAATTCCATTGACCAAGTTTCTGCTGAGATGGATTATGAACACGACTTTACATCTGATAATCTTGAGGATTTTGGGCTTTCGGAAGATGATTCTCCggatatttttcaaaacgCGATTTCTTACATTTCACAAACCTTCAACATAGATGATAATTCGCACCATAAAAACACATTATTTGTATAA